In one Rhopalosiphum padi isolate XX-2018 chromosome 3, ASM2088224v1, whole genome shotgun sequence genomic region, the following are encoded:
- the LOC132923915 gene encoding dedicator of cytokinesis protein 7 isoform X2, with protein MVSQMQRAFAQKLTSSNVNSSPKLSEDSASYNAHTNPINNDQNISTRVDAIIPTIVEPVDYENYIHQHHTCGGSNSIENDDPLMEFPDGSDDVDVYVLARKVRSLIPAGPEEDISKLAPHVRDFVRAYSRDWLVVDYVYRQTNTVEDDRSSLLAYEDSWIPSSRSSTYSRTSTNSASQRTQQRQIYKNDHHTYSQQPKDLIKLSSKNSSSTSNSSSNENTLVSNNISGGSSSATDLINTANDPLIGTVLQRLPIDTLDRLNAVARQENRQNRLFGSYLPVKTRQKSNSYIEYPIKPPVPREIVSNRRILVKCLQLECSLEIETEPIYAHMSLYDVRRRKKMSENFYFDFNSSTTAGIEIDTTTRSRTCVLDIDGTGSISGDDLFLVIRLEKPLRGDSDSVISASDSTAFSNNDKIDVKSSSKSTQHHHVKYRMPYAWTAVHLADVICCSGGSDSLDRNSSGSGSNSLDGRFGLSEFDRFRKKWAAAGGNSIDSNTAVRRGSLDRRTSYSTATNSSGTLNTSNTADNRYSWSSDEFTTEAFRPVTLTVNGFFKQETDKLKDDDLYKLLQELKKPSSCPSKKLKNVNGSLKLDISPCPIDEVKQCLTADLIPLLSYDIASEDKIRPIREVLEFPLASCRVSNPHYVYRNLLYVYPKELNFAGRTGSARNIAVKVQLMCGERQPQDAAFAIFGKSSSPRFVCEAYTTVSYHQRCPSFYDEIKIKLPADLDDRHHLLFTFYHVSCRRRGTLVGGQDSHQHRPQVAPETPIGYTWLPLLKDRCLSSGEICLPVALEPPPPANYSYITPDVALPGIEWVENHKGLFTVFLEPVSSIHPRDIHLNNFFNYCSVLERNPLPRRVAESNIEAELKHRISNLVRCQIDPLIEFVPVVLDKLLSLLVEMPVTQHQQPMNLGQIIFRTLADLVSMTMSHSQGQQILSTYVRYQCCCCNVAAAAVANAKNNTSESENDAFSDGQEYSERLDKYFRLRSNSDPDTSKKPCSSPLLDGNTFAAFKNSGLDRACSMKTGRCQGGIPPSQFEEQQHQLFYSDQKRLTSIKSVHEELALQWVVATSAVRRDAAANNSRFFFDVIIKSMAVSLAMVPGGLDGDRKNRFSDQFFDDISTLCTSFALDIVSNYEKDSKVNIINCNLAWFLHDLLSLADRGFVFGLINTYVKTLFSKQQSLLAQLPHHENYSTLSSLKLDFLKIVCSHEHYVPLNLISNNFHNLSPTFSVASTISSQSLSMASNTITTATESTVKEYSELSLGFRRHHYLVGLVLSEFVTVLQCSKSDLKVKEKVVDLLLGLMSSHDTRYQQDRWSSRRKASSRVALMYLPLLTAVTTDSSFFNLLQLDFENSNDVVKNKLQSSENESDFDSYYVDGYKTPEKNTDENVNAISASSLMGVKNTTASWYRQTNKNNCRKPKLNVVTSTKVLACILWVLKNLDNDIMQVWLAESSHQRAQNTLSILTLCINRFYNNSYNYKKGNHKCMNCNSQPSFTSTINSSQSAPSETYNSNDSNMSTTASTTSLSSTSQMSTTDDVKSRLEDVILGQGSARSELMRRKAGIDAGNGATGTTSKVRWRKDHVLTYNRPSSLQSCSCNVDCQLQLDKIFGTNQDQPDVELDLVNEIGFIILDTIEQIIQVASLPAGLKNSNPVHWSIYRVFKLLLRAMSTITANATTNNQQNTNNSSTSSTSTTAALQCMFGTQRSMVAKFPEILFGDGQDERDLDVNDDDKEVECYHFSTSSPSSNRCANLILMLLRHCAIKSSSIGVRAQAAASLYSLMRQNFDIENNFARVKMQITVALSTLIGGAGASSTAACESRKEGLCFNEEYLRRVLKTILLYAERDSVELQNTTFPDQVKDLVLNLHTILSDTVQMKAYSQDPDMLMDLMYRVAKGYQQTSSPDLRLAWLENMARKHNQRNNFTEAAMCLIHGAALVIEYLTTTENLDLIGCRGATCLECVSSNVLEECAVSDDVMVVSQAADQVCLGDEFTEIGLVSLLDRAAELFQKAGMFEVMSQVYNKVAIPLIEKTNDYKKLSDTYLKLHDAYGKLEKLQGRRVFGTYFRVGFYGAKFFGSDGLDGEEFVYKEPTLTKLSEIFGRLQNFYSERFGEDCVTIIKDSNTVDVSVLDPRKAYIQITYVEPYFDAYERRMRATHFQRNFNLKRFVFFTPFTPDGRAHGQLNQQYKRKTILTVAHHFPYLKTRIRVQSRQTIVMGPIEVALEDLKKKTDELARSVRQHPADPKMLQMVLQGCIGTTVNRGPMEMATVFLAPPRYDKNTNDRSPEVSDECSVQPPPPRLQNKLRLCFKDFSKKCADALAKNKTLIGPDQRDYQRELERNYRKFTDQLAPLLIAATSSHFGSGDSGYNNSTNTRGPYGLHHNGGCSSNTQTYDDNNDNQDEEDDTTITNISNGGNEIITPNNINGDSTFTM; from the exons ATGGTGTCTCAGATGCAACGGGCATTTGCTCAAAAGCTTACCAGCAGCAA tgTCAACTCATCACCTAAATTGTCAGAAGATTCGGCGTCTTATAATGCTCATACAAATCCAATAAACAATGATCAAAATATTTCTACCAGAGTAGATGCTATCATACCTACAATTGTGGAGCCTGTGGATTATGAAAACTATATTCACCAACATCACACTTGTGGTGGCAGTAACAGTATTGAGAATGATGATCCTCTAATGGAATTTCCTGATGGATCAGACGATGTAGATGTTTATGTTTTGGCACGTAAAGTGCGTTCACTGATACCTGCAGGTCCCGAAGAAGATAT TTCCAAACTAGCGCCTCATGTACGTGACTTTGTTAGAGCTTACAGTCGAGATTGGCTCGTTGTTGATTATGTGTATAGACAAACAAATACTGTTGAAGATGACAGATCAAGTTTGTTAGCTTATGAAGATTCTTGGATTCCTTCATCTCGAAGTAGTACTTATAGTAGGACTTCAACAAATTCTGCATCTCAACGTACTCAACAacgtcaaatttataaaaatgatcatcatacttat TCCCAACAGcctaaagatttaataaaactcAGCAGTAAAAATTCAAGTTCTACAAGCAATAGTTCAAGTAATGAAAATACGTTGGTATCAAATAATATCAGTGGTGGTTCATCTTCGGCTACAGATCTGATTAACACAGCTAATGATCCATTAATTGGAACTGTATTGCAACGATTACCCATTGATACACTTGATAGGTTAAATGCAGTGGCACGACAAGAAAATAGAcaa AACCGTTTATTTGGCTCATATTTACCTGTTAAGACAAGGCAAAAAAGCAATAGTTATATTGAATATCCGATTAAACCACCTGTACCACGTGAAATTGTTTCTAATCGTCGAATTCTAGTCAAATGTCTACAACTTGA gtgCTCTTTAGAAATAGAAACTGAACCTATATATGCTCATATGTCATTATACGATGTTCGACGTCGTAAAAAAATGtcagaaaatttttattttgactttaACTCATCTACTACTGCTGGTATTGAAATTGATACAACTACACGGAGTCGTACTTGTGTACTTGATATAGATGGCACTGGATCCATATCTGgagatgatttatttttagtcattaGACTGGAGAAACCATTACGAGGAGATTCTGACTCAGTTATATCTGCTTCAGATTCAACAGCATTTTCTAATAATgataag attgaTGTGAAATCAAGTAGTAAATCAACTCAGCACCATCATGTTAAGTACCGTATGCCATATGCTTGGACTGCTGTTCATTTGGCAGATGTAATTTGCTGTTCTGGTGGTTCAGACAGCCTTGATCGTAATAGTTCAGGAAGTGGATCAAATAGTttag atggTAGATTTGGACTTAGTGAATTTgatcgatttcgtaaaaaatggGCTGCAGCTGGTGGGAATAGTATAGATTCTAATACTGCTGTTCGTAGAGGGTCACTAGATCGCAGAACTAGTTATTCAACAGCGACTAACAGCAGTGGAACCCTAAATACTTCGAATACTGCTGATAATCGATACAGTTGGTCTTCTGATGAATTTACTACTGAAGCATTCCGTCCAGTTACACTCACTGTTAATGGATTTTTCaaacaa GAAACTGATAAACTTAAAGATGatgatttgtataaattattacaagaattaaaaaaaccatcaagttgtccatcaaaaaaattaaaaaatgtaaatggttCTTTGAAATTAGACATATCTCCTTGTCCAATTGATGAAGTTAAACAGTGTTTAACTGCAGActtaataccattattatcatATGATATAGCCT CTGAGGATAAAATTCGACCAATTAGAGAAGTATTGGAGTTTCCACTGGCTAGCTGTCGTGTTTCAAATCCTCACTATGTTTATCGTAATCTACTTTATGTTTATCCCAAAGAATTAAACTTTGCAGGAAGAacag gtTCTGCTAGAAATATTGCTGTTAAAGTTCAATTAATGTGTGGTGAAAGGCAACCACAGGATGCAGCATTTGCTATATTTGGAAAATCATCAAGTCCTCGTTTTGTATGTGAAGCATATACAACAGTTAGCTACCATCAACGTTGTCCATCTTTTTATGATgaaattaagataaaattacCAGCTGACTTAGATGATCgccatcatttattatttacattttatcatgTAAGCTGTCGTCGCCGTGGAACTCTTGTTGGTGGTCAAGATAGTCATCAGCATCGACCACAAGTTGCACCAGAAACACCAATTggatataca tggTTACCTCTATTAAAAGACAGATGCTTAAGTTCTGGAGAAATATGTTTACCTGTTGCATTAGAACCACCACCACCTgcaaattattcttatattacaCCTGATGTGGCATTACCCGGAATTGAATGGGTAGAAAATCATAAAGGCTTATTCACAGTATTTTTGGAGCCAGTGTCATCTATTCATCCTagg gatattcatttaaataatttttttaactactgCTCTGTATTGGAACGTAACCCATTACCAAGACGAGTTGCTGAATCAAATATTGAAGCTGAACTAAaacatag aatatcaaATTTGGTTCGTTGTCAAATCGATCCACTTATAGAATTTGTACCAGTAGTGCTCGATAAATTGCTTTCCCTATTAGTAGAGATGCCTGTTACTCAGCATCAACAACCTATGAATTTGGGACAAATAATATTTCGTACTCTAGCAGATTTGGTCTCAATGACAAtg AGCCATTCACAAGGTCAGCAAATATTGTCTACTTATGTACGTTATCAATGTTGCTGTTGTAATGTTGCTGCAGCAGCAGTAGCAAAcgctaaaaataatacaagtgaAAGTGAAAATGATGCTTTTTCTGATGGACAAGAGTATTCAGAAAGGcttgataaatattttcgtttaag AAGTAACAGTGATCCAGACACATCAAAAAAACCTTGTTCTTCACCTCTTTTGGATGGTAACACCTTTGCTGCATTTAAAAATAGTGGGTTGGACAGAGCGTGTAGCATGAAAACtg gtcGCTGTCAAGGGGGTATTCCACCATCACAATTTGAAGAGCAACAACATCAGCTATTCTATTCTGATCAAAAGAGATTGACTTCCATCAAAAGTGTGCACGAAGAATTAGCGTTACAATGGGTGGTAGCAACTAGTGCTGTACGCCGAGATGCTGCGGCTAACAATTCTAG atttttttttgatgttataattaaaagcaTGGCTGTTTCATTAGCAATGGTGCCTGGAGGATTAGATGGTGATCGTAAAAATCGTTTTAGTGATCAATTTTTTGATGATATCTCCACATTATGCACAAGTTTTGCTCTAGATATTGTATCCAATTATGAAAAAGACTCAAAG GTGAACATAATCAATTGCAATTTAGCATGGTTTTTGCATGATTTGCTATCTTTAGCTGACAGAGGATTTGTATTTGGTCTGATAAATACATAtgtgaaaacattattttcaaaacagcAAAGTCTTCTTGCCCAATTGCCACATCATGAAAACTACTCCACCTTGTCTAGTCTAAaa tTGGACTTTTTAAAAATCGTTTGTAGCCATGAACATTATGTGCCATTAAATTTGattagtaataattttcataatcttTCTCCTACCTTCTCTGTGGCGTCTACAATTTCAAGCCAGTCCTTGTCAATGGCCAGCAATACTATAACAACCGCCACAGAATCCACAGTAAAAGAATATTCTGAATTATCATTAGGATTTCGACGTCATCATTATTTGGTTGGCCTAGTGTTATCAGAGTTTGTCACAGTGTTACAATGTTCTAaaag tgatttaaaagtaaaagaaaaagTGGTTGATTTATTATTGGGTCTCATGTCATCTCATGATACTCGTTATCAACAAGATAGGTGGTCGTCTAGACGCAAAGCATCATCAAGGGTTGCTCTCATGTATCTGCCATTATTAACAGCTGTAACTACAGATTcatcatttttcaatttattacaattagattttgaaaatagtaatgatgtggttaaaaataaacttcaaaGCAGCGAAAATGAAAGCGATTTTGATTCATATTATGTTGATggttataaaa CTCCAGAAAAAAATACTGATGAAAATGTGAATGCCATTTCAGCGTCATCATTAATGGGTGTAAAAAATACCACAGCGTCTTGGTAcagacaaacaaataaaaataattgtcgtAAACCCAAACTGAACGTAGTTACATCCACTAAAGTTTTAGCTTGTATATTATGGGTATTGAAAAATCTAGACAATGATATAATGCAAGTGTGGTTAGCTGAATCATCTCATCAAAGAGCTCAAAATACATTGTCAATTTTAACATTGTGTATTAACCGTTTTTACAATAACTCTTACAATTACAAAaag ggtAATCATAAATGCATGAATTGTAATTCTCAACCTTCATTTACATCAACTATTAATTCTTCCCAATCGGCTCCTAGTGAGAcatataatagtaatgataGTAATATGTCAACAACAGCTTCAACCACATCATTATCATCTACATCCCAAATGTCGACTACTGATGATGTAAAATCCAGGCTTGAAGATGTTATATTAGGTCAAGGATCAGCTAGATCTGAGTTGATGCGCCGAAAAG CTGGAATTGATGCTGGTAATGGTGCTACCGGCACTACTAGTAAAGTGAGATGGAGAAAAGACCAcgtattaacatataatagaCCTTCATCATTGCAATCTTGTTCCTGTAATGTTGATTGTCAACTACAACTCGATAAGATATTTGGTACTAATCAAGATCAACCTGATGTCGAATTAGATTTAGTAAACgaaattggttttataatacttGATACCATTGAACAAATCATTCag GTGGCTTCTTTGCCAGCtggtttaaaaaattcaaatccaGTCCATTGGTCGATATATCGTGTTTTCAAATTGCTGCTTCGAGCTATGTCTACAATTACTGCTAATGCTACTACTAATAATcaacaaaatactaataatagttcTACTAGCTCAACATCAACAACGGCCGCATTACAATGCATGTTTGGTACACAGAGATCGATGGTTGCAAAGTTTCCTGAAATTTTATTTGGAGATGGTCAAGATGAAAGAGATCTAGATGTCAATGACGATGATAAAGAAGTTGAATGCTACCACTTTTCCACTAGCAGTCCATCATCTAATCGTTGTGCTAATCTTATATTGATGCTATTACGTCATTGTGCAATAAAATCGAGTTCAATAGGAGTCCGAGCACAAGCAGCTGCTTCGTTATATTCATTGATGCGTCAAAACTTTGATATCgaaaat aattttgcaCGTGTGAAAATGCAAATAACTGTGGCATTAAGCACATTAATAGGAGGAGCTGGAGCATCATCAACAGCTGCATGTGAAAGTAGAAAAGAAGGGTTATGTTTCAATGAAGAATATTTAAGACGGGTGTTGAAGACAATACTTTTATATGCTGAACGGGATTCTGTTGAATTACAAAACACTACATTCCCTGACCAG GTAAAAGATCTGGTATTAAACTTGCATACAATACTTTCGGATACAGTTCAAATGAAAGCATATAGTCAAGATCCAGACATGTTAATGGATTTGATGTACCGTGTAGCTAAGGGATATCAGCAGACATCATCACCGGATCTCCGGCTTGCATGGCTCGAAAACATGGCTCGAAAACATAATCAg AGAAACAATTTTACTGAAGCAGCTATGTGCTTAATTCATGGAGCTGCGTTAGTCATTGAGTATTTGACTACGACAGAAAACCTTGATTTAATTGGATGTAGAGGGGCCACATGTCTAGAGTGTGTATCGTCTAATGTGTTGGAAGAATGTGCGGTTTCAGACGACGTTATGGTTGTTAGTCAAGCGGCCGATCAAGTTTGTTTGGGCGATGAATTCACTGAAATTGGACTTGTGTCGTTGTTGGACAGAGCAGCAGAATTATTCCAAAag GCTGGTATGTTTGAAGTAATGAGTCAAGTGTACAACAAAGTCGCAATACCTTTAATAGAAAAGACTAACGATTACAAAAAGCTATCGGATACATATTT gaaATTACACGATGCATACGGTAAATTAGAAAAGTTACAGGGTCGTCGGGTATTTGGGACGTATTTCCGTGTTGGATTTTACGGTGCCAAATTTTTTGGATCTGATGGATTGGATGGTGAAGAATTTGTCTATAAAGAACCTACACTTACAAAACTTTCAGAGATATTTGGACGTTTACAA aactTTTATTCTGAACGATTTGGTGAAGACTGTGTGACTATTATCAAAGATTCTAATACAGTAGACGTGAGTGTACTGGATCCAAGGAAAGCGTACATACAAATCACATACGTTGAACCATACTTTGATGCGTATGAACGGCGTATGCGTGCCACACATTTCCAAAGAAATTTTaacttaa aaCGCTTTGTGTTTTTTACACCATTTACTCCCGACGGTCGAGCACATGGACAACTAAATCAACAGTACAAACGTAAGACTATTTTGACCGTTGCGCATCATTTTCCCTATTTGAAAACCCGAATTCGTGTACAAAGTCGCCAAACTATTGTTATGGGACCCATAGAGGTGGCGTTAGAAGACTTAAAAAAGAAAACTGACGAATTAGCACGCAGTGTCCGTCAGCATCCGGCTGATCCTAAGATGTTACAAATGGTCCTCCAAGGGTGTATAG gTACTACTGTAAATCGAGGGCCTATGGAAATGGCTACAGTGTTTTTAGCTCCACCACGATATGACAAAAATACTAATGATAGGAGTCCAGAAGTCTCAGATGAATGTTCTGTACAACCACCACCACCTAgattacaaaacaaattacgactatgttttaaagatttttccaaaaa GTGTGCTGATGCTTTGGCGAAAAACAAAACTCTTATTGGTCCCGATCAACGAGATTATCAACGTGAACTTGAACGTAATTACCGCAAATTTACCGATCAATTAGCTCCACTTCTGATAGCTGCTACTTCGTCTCATTTTGGTAGTGGTGATTCAGGCTACAATAATTCAACAAACACACGTGGACCTTATGGCCTCCATCATAATGGTGGATGTAGTAGTAATACTCAGacatatgatgataataatgataaccaAGATGAAGAAGATGATACAACGATAACAAACATTAGTAATGGGGGGAATGAGATAATTACCCCTAATAATATTAACGGTGATTCAACGTTTACAATGtag